The genomic segment GACCGGCTCCAGCTCGATCCCTCCAACTTCCTGAAAGTAGGTAAATTGGGTAATTTCCATCCCGTCAAGCCAGACCTCCCACCCAAGTCCCCATGCCCCGAGTGTCGGCGATTCCCAATCGTCTTCAACAAAACGGAAGTCATGCTCATCTTTTTTAAGCCCAAGAGAAGCAAGACTCTGTAAATAGATATCCTGAATATCATCCGGAACGGGCTTCAGGATAACCTGAAACTGGTAATAGTGCTGGAGGCGGTTGGGGTTCTCACCATACCGGCCGTCAGTCGGCCTCCTCGACGGCTCAACATATGCGACCCTCCAGGGATCAGGCCCCAACACCCTGAAAAATGTAGCGGGATTAAATGTTCCAGCCCCAACTTCAATATCATAAGGCTGTCTGATAACACAGCCCCTGTCGGCCCAAAACCTTTGAAGTGAAAGAATAACGTCCTGAAATTTCATAGATGGATTATAAGGAAATGACCCTTATACTGTCAAGCAAATGCATTAACAAGGGATGTTTCAATTTAAGGAAATGTGACGGATGGAAGGGTTTGCGAAAATAACATCGGAGCCTGCGTTATCCATATATATTTGACCATTGCTTGATTACTCATCGGTAATGTCTCGTCTTCCTCCTTGTTGATTTTCCAAAGAAAAATGACTCCCTGTTCCCGGTTTATTCGCAGGCAGCGAGATAATGTAATCCCCAGAGACTTTATTCAGCCTGATATTCCCTTTTGCCACGAGCCTTTCAACTGCTAAAAAAATAAGATTGTAGGAGGCATCAATAGAATATTCAAGCCTTGAAAGTGAGATACTTCCATGCTGACTAACAATGTCTTCTATTCTTAACGCAGTTAAATCAATCATATCGTCCAAATTTACCCCCCCACAACAAGGCCTTGTCAGGTAAGTTATCGCCTTTTTATAAATATATAGGAGATAGACGGCTGGAACAATCACTCAACTTATGATTATGATGTAATATAATTTATTATGATAATGTAGAATTTATTTTACAAAAGTATAGGCATTAGATAATCTTTGACGATAAATAGCTTACTCTGATATGATTGATAACGTTTTATTTAAGCATTGTATATAAGGTGTATCCTATGGCAAGCAGTCCGGCAGGCAGATTTATCATTCTTGTGGCTGGCGTCGGACGGGGCGTAAAAAAAGTATCGAGTCGGAAGGTCTCAGTAATCCTGTTGCTTTTAAAGGCAGCTACGATCAGGACTGCACCGTATAATAAAGTTATTAAATTAAGTATACTGTTTAGGGTGTTCATTCATCCTCCATATGTTTTGTACT from the Nitrospirota bacterium genome contains:
- a CDS encoding glycine--tRNA ligase subunit alpha encodes the protein MKFQDVILSLQRFWADRGCVIRQPYDIEVGAGTFNPATFFRVLGPDPWRVAYVEPSRRPTDGRYGENPNRLQHYYQFQVILKPVPDDIQDIYLQSLASLGLKKDEHDFRFVEDDWESPTLGAWGLGWEVWLDGMEITQFTYFQEVGGIELEPVSVEITYGLERIAMYLQGVDNVFDLVWTDGMSYGDIHHRTEVEFSRYNFEEADIEMLFTLFKMYESESSSL